From the genome of Leptotrichia sp. oral taxon 847:
TGGAAAAAGTTGCAACTATGCAATTTTTTGAGGTATAATATATTATAAAATATTGGTTAGGAGTGTCAGATATGGAAGATAAAGAAAAATTAAGAAAACTTATAAAAGACACAAGAATACAAAAAAATATAGCTAGAGAAAAAATATCTGAACTGTTAAAATTAAAGGGAATTAATTATGCAGAATCTTCATTATCACGTTATGAAAATGGCATAACGGAAAGCATAAAAGCAGAAGTCTTAAAAGGTATTTCCGAAATACTTGGACTCGATGTTATTGAAATGTATAAGTTGGCAGGATTATTGAATGAAAACGAAGACACAAGATTTATTAAATTGAATAAAAGAGAACGTAATCAGTTTAGCGAAATTGAAAAAGGAGCAGCATATTTTTTTAATGATAACAGTATAAGCGATGAGGATAAGAAAAGATTACATGATAGTTTACAAGAACTTTTTTTCGATGCAAAAATGAAAAACAAAAGAAAATAGAGGTTTTATATGAGAAAATGTAAAAATATGAAACTTAGAGTAAAAAATTTGGTAGAGAAATATAATACTAGTAATCCATATGTATTGTGTGAAAAACTAAACATCGAAATAAGATACTTTTATTACGAAGGTATAAAAGGTTTCTTTAGACGAATATTAAAAAGAAAATACATTATTATAAATGAAAAACTGGATGAATATTCGCAGTTAGTTGTACTATGCCACGAATTAGGACATGCGA
Proteins encoded in this window:
- a CDS encoding ImmA/IrrE family metallo-endopeptidase; the encoded protein is MRKCKNMKLRVKNLVEKYNTSNPYVLCEKLNIEIRYFYYEGIKGFFRRILKRKYIIINEKLDEYSQLVVLCHELGHAIYHSSKNKLLMKINFFNYNPELESEANEFAVELMKYQEEVSYETARSCDLGLQVLEEMKRYKNIEG
- a CDS encoding transcriptional regulator; protein product: MEDKEKLRKLIKDTRIQKNIAREKISELLKLKGINYAESSLSRYENGITESIKAEVLKGISEILGLDVIEMYKLAGLLNENEDTRFIKLNKRERNQFSEIEKGAAYFFNDNSISDEDKKRLHDSLQELFFDAKMKNKRK